AGGCGGTTTCCAGCCGGCGCGCCGCCGGGTCTTCCCCCAGGCTGGTCGCGAGATACGGCATCGACGCGAAGCCCAGGACGATCGCGGGGCCGGACCGGCCGCTCAGGTCCCAGGCGCGTTCGGTGACGATCCGGCTCTGTTCCGGCAGGTCGAGGCCGCGCCCTGCGGCATCGCGGGCCGCCTCCGCCAGGGCTTCGGCGGCGGCCGGTCCCCGGCGCTCGACCTCCTGCCGGAGCACGTCGAAGGTCAGCACCGGCACTTCGCCCGCCGGGGTGCCGTGCCGCTCGCCGAGCCGGTCCGTGAAGCCGCGCGCCGCCCGGCCGGCGAGGCGCGCCACGATGCCCAGCACCTCGGCCGGGCCGCGCCGCTGGGTCATGACGTTCCAGAACATCCAGACCCGCTCGGGCGTGGTGACGTTGTAGCCCTGCTTGGTGTCCTTCATGCCGAGCAGGGTCACCCCGGCGGTGACCTCCTCCCCGCTGTCGCCCCGGGTGCGTTCCAGCAGGTCGGGCGCCCATTCCATCTCGGCCGCCAGAGCGCCGGCCAGCGCGCAGGCGCCCAGGCCGCGGAAGGCGTCGGAGGCGTGGGTCGCGCGGCCGACCACCAGGGCGCTGGGCAGAAGCTTGCCGATGGTGCCCAGGGCCACCGCCCGCCCCTCGCTGCCGTCGCCGTCCTCCACCAGGGCGTCCAGGTTGACCGCGGCGACGATCTCCAGCCCCCGGTCGCGGCCCAGGCCGGCCAGGGAGGCCGCGGCGGCGCGGGCGCCGTCGGAGTTGACCTCCTCGTCCGGCACGGCCAGGAACAGCAGGCTGCCCGGATAGTCCGGATCAGTCGCGGCCTCCTCCATCGCCGCCAGCCCGGCGGCGAGCCCGGCCTTCATGTCCAGCAGCCCGCGGCCGGGCAGGAAGTCCGGCCCGTCCAGGTCGGCGAACGCCAGCCGTTCCGCCGGGGTCGCCGCCTCCCGGCGCAGCCGTTCCGCCAGGGCGGTTTTCAGCGCCTCCGGCCGGCAGGCGAGGGGCGACAGGTCGCCGTAGTCGTCGATCCCCACGGTGTCGAAATGCCCGGTCAGCACGACGGTGCGCGGCCCCCTGCCCCGCAGCAGCGCGCAGACGCAGGCCCGCGCGTGCCGCCCGCCCGGCACGGGGATGGTCCAGACGTCGCCGGGCCGGCCGCCGGATCGATCGCCGAGCCTGCCGTCGAACAGGGGGCTGGCGCGCAGCAGGTCCACCAGCCGCCCGGCGAACCCGGCCTCGTCGGCGGTTCCGGTCACGCTGGGGATTTCCGTCAGGGCGATGGCCCAGCGGGCGGCGGCGGTACCGGGGAGTGTGCTCATGGAGTCGGTTCCGGCTTGCTGTTGGCGACGGGGCTGACGGGCGGGCCCGCTCGCCCGCGAGCATAGGGAGCATGCCGGGATGTGACCAGTACCTTGAGCTGTACCCGATCTGGTGGATCCGCCCGAGACAGTCGATCCGATGCGTTGCGCCACGGGCTCGACCGACGATCGTCGGCCCGCATCACCTCCGCCCTGCATCGAGCCGTAGGTTGCGCCCATGGCGCAACACGATGCGGCGCGTGGAACGGCCGGCTAGGAGAACCGGAGCGGTTCCACCTGATCGGGTATCGCTCCAGGGGAGCAGGTTTCGATGCGATGGCTCGGCAGGCGGGGGAACGCTGGAACGGACGCCGGCCCGTCATGATGGCGGCGGCCGTCCACGCCGGTCCCTGTTCGGAGAAGGATGGTAGTCGCTTCGGTTTTCGTCGTGCGCCTGCTGCCCCCCGGGGGGCATGTCAGCAAACGTCATGACGGCGGCATACGCGGGTCTTCGTTCTGCACGGGACGGCGAGTGCTTCGCCTTTCGTCATGCGCGGGCTTGGACCCGCGCATCCACGCGCAAACGCCTCTGGCTTGGCACATCCTTGCCGGTCGGCCTTTGGGCAAGGTGCTGCCCCGACGGGACGGAAGTACCGGCGCCCGGTGCCGTAGCCGTGCGCCCGCTCCCCCCGGGTCATGTCAGCGACTGTCATCAAACGGCCGCCCGTCCCGGTGTTCCTTATTCACGCTGCAAAGATCCGGCACCGGGGTGCGGCGCGGAGTGTGGCATAGAATGGTGAAGGAATAGCTTCCTTACGGGGAGGCCGCAGCGCCGCCAGATCGCTCCGATCCCGCGTCTTCGGCTATGTTTCTTGCGGACGCGGGCCGGTCACGCTTGGGATTTCCGTCAGGGCGACGGCCGGGCGGGTGGGCGGCGGTGGTGCCGGCCGGTAGCTTACAGGAGCTGGTCTGTCCGCCTCGGGTCCGGCCACGCGACCGCGATCAGCACCGGGCGGTCGTAGGCTGCCGTGCCGTCCGGCTCCGGCGCGAGCGGCACGGCGACGGCCTTGAGCATGCCGTCGCGCTCGGCGGCGCGGGGGCCGGGCGGAATCGGGCCGGAGGTCGCCGCCTGCGCCGCGGCGACGTCGAGGGTCAGGCGGCCGACCCGTTCCGCCTGGGCGCGGCTGGCCCAGCCGGTGCCGCGGAATCCTTCGGGCAGGCCGAGCAGTTCGGCGGCCAGCGGGAACAGGGCGAGGAAATATGGCGGGTCGGCGCGCGGGCCGTCGCGGACCAGGACCAGGATCAGGCGGCGGCGGAACGGCATCCACAGGCGGCCGTCGATCTCGGACCAGCGCGGGTGGCGGCCCT
This is a stretch of genomic DNA from Skermanella sp. TT6. It encodes these proteins:
- a CDS encoding M20/M25/M40 family metallo-hydrolase, with protein sequence MSTLPGTAAARWAIALTEIPSVTGTADEAGFAGRLVDLLRASPLFDGRLGDRSGGRPGDVWTIPVPGGRHARACVCALLRGRGPRTVVLTGHFDTVGIDDYGDLSPLACRPEALKTALAERLRREAATPAERLAFADLDGPDFLPGRGLLDMKAGLAAGLAAMEEAATDPDYPGSLLFLAVPDEEVNSDGARAAAASLAGLGRDRGLEIVAAVNLDALVEDGDGSEGRAVALGTIGKLLPSALVVGRATHASDAFRGLGACALAGALAAEMEWAPDLLERTRGDSGEEVTAGVTLLGMKDTKQGYNVTTPERVWMFWNVMTQRRGPAEVLGIVARLAGRAARGFTDRLGERHGTPAGEVPVLTFDVLRQEVERRGPAAAEALAEAARDAAGRGLDLPEQSRIVTERAWDLSGRSGPAIVLGFASMPYLATSLGEDPAARRLETACAEAAAEVARRHGTTIRLLRYFPGISDMSFLGQADEAAIPVIAANTPPWGAGIAWPDGPALGGVPIVNAGPWGRDYHTPLERLCVSYGFDVLPDLVGGIARRTLEDSGAGSLQRE